The following proteins come from a genomic window of Ailuropoda melanoleuca isolate Jingjing chromosome 2, ASM200744v2, whole genome shotgun sequence:
- the AUNIP gene encoding aurora kinase A and ninein-interacting protein isoform X1, which yields MRRRGPEEEACGVWLDAAALKRRRVQTHLMKPNTKMLTLFPGEKKAKISFTQRIPPTGIRQTSISSFFTLQPGKTNGGDQRSVSSHIEGQINNDSKKDATHLDHPIQGLEDNSMSPPLATSTPADTPEAGLSPHSLQASDHHRMGTPFLTMRSLPQPDALVCAGKSVSFSCSFTQNLEGSYLLDQKEGEKDSSWKREWLHGCKKKNYQDVERRVQPRGGKGLEPLHKIKLEKVSAKETRQGPILLETYRNSWNGENTDSVKQSPCPVPAFSWDSEKNDKDSWSQLFTEDSQGQRVIAHNSRAPFQDVTNNQNRSLGQFHNSSWAQCQERPTRLNLQPDLLFTQDSEGNQVIRHQV from the exons ACACATTTAATGAAGCCAAACACCAAAATGCTAACACTCTTTCCTGGAGAGAAAAAGGCTAAGATTTCTTTTACTCAAAGAATTCCACCTACAGGCATTCGGCAGACGagcatttcttccttcttcaccttGCAGCCAG GAAAGACAAATGGTGGTGACCAGAGGAGTGTTTCATCTCATATAGAAGGTCAGATCAACAATGACTCTAAGAAAGATGCAACCCATCTAGATCATCCAATCCAGGGCTTGGAGGACAATTCCATGTCACCCCCATTAGCCACTTCAACCCCCGCAGATACCCCGGAAGCTGGACTTTCTCCTCATTCCCTCCAGGCTTCTGACCACCACAGAATGGGAACTCCATTTTTGACTATGCGGTCTTTGCCCCAGCCTGATGCCTTGGTCTGTGCTGGAAAGAGTGTCTCATTCTCTTGTTCCTTCACTCAGAACTTGGAAGGTTCTTACTTGCTGGaccaaaaggaaggagagaaagactctTCCTGGAAAAGGGAATGGCTTCATGGatgtaagaaaaaaaactatcagGATGTGGAGAGACGTGTTCAACCACGTGGGGGCAAGGGCCTTGAGCCCTTGCACAAGATTAAATTGGAAAAGGTGTCTGCCAAAGAAACCAGGCAGGGCCCCATCCTCCTTGAAACATACAGGAATTCCTGGAATGGAGAAAACACAGACTCAGTGAAACAAAGCCCTTGTCCTGTCCCTGCATTTTCCTGGGACAGTGAAAAGAATGACAAGGACTCCTGGAGTCAGCTTTTCACTGAGGATTCTCAGGGCCAGCGGGTCATTGCCCACAACTCTAGAGCTCCTTTCCAAGATGTAACGAACAATCAGAATCGGAGCTTAGGGCAGTTTCATAATAGCTCTTGGGCTCAGTGCCAGGAGAGGCCCACTCGGTTAAATCTGCAGCCTGATCTGCTCTTTACCCAGGACTCTGAAGGTAATCAAGTTATCAGGCACCAAGTCTAA
- the AUNIP gene encoding aurora kinase A and ninein-interacting protein isoform X2 yields MKPNTKMLTLFPGEKKAKISFTQRIPPTGIRQTSISSFFTLQPGKTNGGDQRSVSSHIEGQINNDSKKDATHLDHPIQGLEDNSMSPPLATSTPADTPEAGLSPHSLQASDHHRMGTPFLTMRSLPQPDALVCAGKSVSFSCSFTQNLEGSYLLDQKEGEKDSSWKREWLHGCKKKNYQDVERRVQPRGGKGLEPLHKIKLEKVSAKETRQGPILLETYRNSWNGENTDSVKQSPCPVPAFSWDSEKNDKDSWSQLFTEDSQGQRVIAHNSRAPFQDVTNNQNRSLGQFHNSSWAQCQERPTRLNLQPDLLFTQDSEGNQVIRHQV; encoded by the exons ATGAAGCCAAACACCAAAATGCTAACACTCTTTCCTGGAGAGAAAAAGGCTAAGATTTCTTTTACTCAAAGAATTCCACCTACAGGCATTCGGCAGACGagcatttcttccttcttcaccttGCAGCCAG GAAAGACAAATGGTGGTGACCAGAGGAGTGTTTCATCTCATATAGAAGGTCAGATCAACAATGACTCTAAGAAAGATGCAACCCATCTAGATCATCCAATCCAGGGCTTGGAGGACAATTCCATGTCACCCCCATTAGCCACTTCAACCCCCGCAGATACCCCGGAAGCTGGACTTTCTCCTCATTCCCTCCAGGCTTCTGACCACCACAGAATGGGAACTCCATTTTTGACTATGCGGTCTTTGCCCCAGCCTGATGCCTTGGTCTGTGCTGGAAAGAGTGTCTCATTCTCTTGTTCCTTCACTCAGAACTTGGAAGGTTCTTACTTGCTGGaccaaaaggaaggagagaaagactctTCCTGGAAAAGGGAATGGCTTCATGGatgtaagaaaaaaaactatcagGATGTGGAGAGACGTGTTCAACCACGTGGGGGCAAGGGCCTTGAGCCCTTGCACAAGATTAAATTGGAAAAGGTGTCTGCCAAAGAAACCAGGCAGGGCCCCATCCTCCTTGAAACATACAGGAATTCCTGGAATGGAGAAAACACAGACTCAGTGAAACAAAGCCCTTGTCCTGTCCCTGCATTTTCCTGGGACAGTGAAAAGAATGACAAGGACTCCTGGAGTCAGCTTTTCACTGAGGATTCTCAGGGCCAGCGGGTCATTGCCCACAACTCTAGAGCTCCTTTCCAAGATGTAACGAACAATCAGAATCGGAGCTTAGGGCAGTTTCATAATAGCTCTTGGGCTCAGTGCCAGGAGAGGCCCACTCGGTTAAATCTGCAGCCTGATCTGCTCTTTACCCAGGACTCTGAAGGTAATCAAGTTATCAGGCACCAAGTCTAA